In Solanum lycopersicum chromosome 5, SLM_r2.1, the following are encoded in one genomic region:
- the LOC138348727 gene encoding uncharacterized protein has protein sequence MDSLDTDFLRDAMEQVRMIQCRLLTAQTRQKSYIDRRVRVLVFTEGAHVWLRVSPLKDESHVLSLESVELGLDLTFEQEPIAILDRQFQKHRNEEVASKKVQ, from the exons atggactctttggatacagactttcttagagatgctatggagcaagtccgtatgattcagtgtagattattgacagctcagACTCGACAAAAGAGTTATATAGACCGGAGAGTTAGAGTCTTAGTGTTTACGGAGGGTGCTCATGTTTGGCTTCGAGTATCACCCCTAAAAG atgaatctcatgtgctttCTCTTGAATCTGTGGAGTTGGGTCTAGACTTGACATTTGAGcaggagcctatagctattttggataggcaatTTCAAAAGCATAGGAATGAAGAGGTTGCTTCAAAGAAGGTGCAATAG